A genomic window from Triticum urartu cultivar G1812 chromosome 7, Tu2.1, whole genome shotgun sequence includes:
- the LOC125523641 gene encoding putative F-box protein PP2-B12: MEVETGICDLPADCLARVASLTSPGDACRLAATAAVLREAADSDEVWGSFVPADCADILARWSTSDERRRDGETNKGFFFRLCDSPVLLDGGKLSFSLDRHSGAKKYMIPAKALCYGWSGYPYGGLVWSRCHPHSRFSEVAVLSYICWLDVNGILNTKNLSGIGRGYMAYLIYRVHQLHTDTAQNQDQEAEVLSSSASSNHECNHLVPQKHSRSLLWDWGWELDGASSLASVDTEEKNRSLKQRLNLMV; encoded by the exons ATGGAGGTGGAGACGGGAATCTGCGACCTCCCAGCGGACTGCCTGGCCCGCGTCGCCTCCCTGACCTCCCCCGGCGACGCGTGCAGGCTGGCGGCCACCGCTGCCGTGCTCCGGGAAGCCGCCGACTCTGATGAGGTCTGGGGCAGCTTCGTCCCGGCAGACTGCGCCGACATCCTAGCACGGTGGAGCACGAGTGATGAGCGCCGCCGGGACGGAGAAACGAACAAGGGGTTCTTCTTCCGACTCTGCGACTCCCCAGTTCTCCTCGATGGTGGCAAGCTG AGCTTCTCGCTGGACAGGCATAGCGGCGCCAAAAAGTACATGATACCGGCGAAAGCTCTGTGCTACGGGTGGAGTGGCTACCCCTACGGAGGCCTCGTCTGGTCACGCTGCCACCCTCACTCCAG ATTCAGCGAGGTGGCCGTTCTTTCATACATATGCTGGCTGGACGTGAACGGCATTTTAAACACGAAGAACCTCTCGGGCATTGGTAGAGGCTACATGGCCTATCTCATATACAGGGTGCATCAGCTGCACACAGACACAGCTCAGAACCAAGACCAAGAAGCTGAAGTGTTGTCCTCTTCTGCCAGCAGCAATCATGAGTGCAACCATCTCGTCCCTCAGAAGCACTCGCGATCTCTTTTATGGGACTGGGGCTGGGAACTCGATGGAGCATCATCGTTGGCATCAGTAGACACGGAAGAGAAGAATCGAAGTCTGAAGCAGCGGCTAAATCTGATGGTGTGA